A section of the Procambarus clarkii isolate CNS0578487 chromosome 38, FALCON_Pclarkii_2.0, whole genome shotgun sequence genome encodes:
- the LOC123771969 gene encoding uncharacterized protein, translating to MAAIIFLVIAAAVMPSWAQYFVNNNAAPAILGATDRPFVTSSGNLLVLEGGPTQPPQPQQPFPQLPAQQPVFVQPQLPSQPRVFIPQQVSPLLTPFTFRPTSSLCNHAAKPLVDEVVDGRAYHFSWCHDSGRLYTWEQATYYCSGLGNGFQAVSIESNRKQEFISNYMITHYISDIWTSGNKRNSRSWSWLSGTSSPYSNWSSTGRRGLPQPDNDEGNEDCLAVLNNLYNDGVTWHDSSCFHLRRVICEAPRFYVQ from the exons ATGGCTGCCATAATATTTCTGGTGATAGCGGCGGCAGTGATGCCATCCTGGGCCCAATACTTCGTTAATAACAACGCTGCTCCCGCCATCTTGGGAGCCACTGACAGGCCATTCGTTACCTCAAGTGGAAACCTCTTGGTACTTGAAGGTGGCCCTACCCAACCTCCTCAACCCCAGCAACCCTTCCCACAACTACCAGCCCAACAACCTGTGTTTGTTCAGCCACAACTGCCAAGCCAGCCTCGGGTCTTTATTCCTCAACAAGTATCTCCACTATTGACTCCCTTTACCTTCCGTCCAACTTCATCTTTATGCAACCATGCTGCTAAACCCCTG GTTGACGAGGTAGTGGACGGCAGAGCATACCATTTCTCATGGTGTCACGACTCTGGTCGACTCTACACCTGGGAGCAAGCAACCTATTACTGCTCTGGGCTTGGCAATGGTTTCCAGGCCGTCAGTATTGAAAGTAACAGGAAGCAAGAGTTCATTTCCAACTATATGATTACAC ACTACATCAGCGACATCTGGACGAGCGGCAACAAACGTAACTCGAGGTCTTGGTCGTGGTTATCTGGCACTTCCTCTCCCTACTCTAACTGGTCTAGCACCGGCAG GCGAGGACTGCCACAGCCAGACAACGATGAAGGAAACGAGGACTGTCTGGCGGTGTTAAACAACTTGTATAACGATGGTGTCACTTGGCACGactcctcctgtttccacctgagGCGCGTCATCTGTGAGGCTCCACGCTTCTATGTTCAATAG